ATGTTGGGTTGGCGAGGGATGACCGAGGCAAAATGGCGCGCGACCTAAAACCTGTGGCTTATATGCGCGCCTCGGCAATAGAAGCGGTACTCGATGAAATTGCGCCTACACTCGTGTACGTGCTGTCGATGGGTGTAGGACGTCCTGGCACTCGCGAACAGTCACGAAGCGTTACTGACCACGGAACGGTACATCGCAGCAAGAGCAGCGTGTGCCCACCACACACAGGTTGTCTTCGTGTGGCCGGTGAGTAATTACGGGTGAGTTGCGGTTTCCTCGTTCGGCTCGGTGAGCCACCCGCGCCGGAGTGCGTACCGCACGATCCCCACACGGCTCTCGATCTGCAGTTTCTCCATCGAGCGAGCCTTGTACGTTTCGACCGTCTTGACCGAGAGCTTCAGTTGCGCCGCGATCTCTTTGTTGCTGTAGCCGAGCGCGATCAACCGCACGACCTCCTCTTCACGTTGACTGAGGTCCGCGGGGATCGGTTCGGGTGCGGGCCGAATGAAGTTATCCACGACGCTCCCTGCGAGCGACGGATCCAGGTACGTCCCCCCTTCGGCAACGGCACGAATCGCACTAACAAGGTCGGCTGACGCCGCGCGCTTCAGAATGTACCCGACCGCTCCGGCTTCAAGTAGACGCCGCAGGTACTCCTTGTCCTCGTGAACCGTCAGTACGAGCACCTTCTGACCCGGACGGGCGGCGCGCAGGTGTTCGGTCACTTGGGCGCCGTTCAACCCGAGCATTGATACGTCCGTTACGACGACATCGGGCGCAAGTTCGACCGCCCGGCTCACAGCTTCCGCGCCGTCGGCGGCTTCACCGATGACTTCCATATCGAGCTGTGAGTTGATGAGCGATCTGAGGCCCTCGCGAACAACGGCGTGGTCGTCGGCCAGGAACACGCGGATTCGATTCATGTCGGCACCCGGAATGTTTGCGGTATCGAAGGGTCAGCGGCCCGGTTCAAAGTGGGCATTCCGATCACACGGGTGCTGAAGGGCATTTTTGTCGATGCGCTGTTGGTAGAACGAGCAAAAAAAGTGGCGGAACTAAACGCAGCAGTGGCGCCCCTGCCAACCGTCCGGAGGGTCTTCGGACGAGTGATCGAGCTCTGCCGCGGGGATCGGCGGCGTGAGGAGGCGCCGGATTCGTTCGAGCACACCAACGAGTATCGCCGGTTCGACCGGCTTCACCAGATGCAAATCGAACCCCGCGCCCTCCGACCGGCGCAGATCGTCCTCGCTGCTACACCCGGTCACGGCGATAATAATCGGCTGCCGCTTGCCCGCACAGTTCTTACGAATGGCGCGCGCCACGTCGCACCCGCTCTGGCCCGGCATCCGGATATCAAGGAGCACAACGTCCGGGCGCTCGGTCTCGGCACAGGTTAGTGCATCTTCGCCGTTCCGGGCCGTGCGCACTGTGTGTCCCTGAAGGCTGAGGAGATCGGCTTGGCTCTCGACCGTATCTATGTCGTCGTCGACGACTAGTACCAGGAGCGGGTACTGCGTGAATGGGTGACTTGACATGTGTGATCCAAGTTGCCGTGCGAGAGGGGGCAATTTGAGAACTCAAGTCATATTGGCCTGCTTGCAATCACTTGTCTGTCGGGAAGGGACTAAAGTGCGTCGGGAAAATCCTGACAAGCCTCCAACCTGAGCCGTGGTCGGAGTTTCGAGCGCTAGGGCTGTAGAGGAAGGCGGGCAATGACAGTCGTACCGCGACCGGGAGTCGTTTCGATTTCTAATGTTCCTCCAACGAGCGCGACGCGCTCGCGCATCCCGAGTATTCCGAGCCGGGCGTGACCCGTAGGCGCTTCCCCCGGGAGTAACGTTTTGGTTACGCCTTCCATGTCAAAACCGGTACCGTCGTCTTCAACAACCGCGACCGCGCTCTCGGCGGTTGAACCGATCATCACGGCGGCGCGGCTCGCGCCGGCGTGCTTGGCGACGTTCGTGAGCCCCTCCTGTACGACCCTAAAGAGGACGGTTTCGATCTCAGGGGGAAAGCGCCGACCGTGCGGCCCGATGATCTGAAAATCGGTCGGCACCTTGGCCCGCTTGGACCAGTTCGCGACGAACTGACGGGTAGCTGCTTCGAGCCCCAAATCGTCCAGAGCGGCCGGCCGGAGAGCCGTGGCCAAATCGTGGACCTGTCGCGCCAGTTCGTCGATCAGGCGCTGCACGTGGTCCAAACGAGCGTGGGCTTCCTGGGTGAGTGGCCCGGCGTCCCGGACCGCGCGCACACTCAGCGACAGGGCAGTGAGCATTTGGCCGGTGCCATCGTGGAGATCCCGGGCCACGCGCTGGCGCTCGTCCTCTTGGGCCGTGGTCAGCCGGCGTTGGAGTTCGGTCCGGGTCGCTTCGGCCCGGCGCCACTCGGTCACGTCCCGAATGATCCAGTGAATCGTCACCGGGGCTCTGGAATCGGTCTGGCGCTCGCCCGCTCGCGCCACTGCGTGGATGTCGCGCGGGCCGTCACCGCGTCGGACCAGCTTCGACTCGAACGCATCGTTCGGGGCGCCCAAGTCAAGGCGCCAGATACATTCGTAAAAGCGCGATCGTGAGCCCTCGGCCGCGAACAGGGGGAGGGGCTTGCCGATCAGGAACTCTTTACGGTGGTCAACGAGTGCGGCGGCCGCGTGGTTCGCTTCCAGAATGATTCCCACCGGGTTCGTGACCAGTTGACAGTCCGGAGCGAACTCAAAGGCTTCCTGGTAGCGGACGCGCCGGTCCAGCGAGCCCGGGGCCGGTTCGTCCGGTCCTGCTGTTTCGTGCAC
This region of Gemmata massiliana genomic DNA includes:
- a CDS encoding response regulator transcription factor translates to MNRIRVFLADDHAVVREGLRSLINSQLDMEVIGEAADGAEAVSRAVELAPDVVVTDVSMLGLNGAQVTEHLRAARPGQKVLVLTVHEDKEYLRRLLEAGAVGYILKRAASADLVSAIRAVAEGGTYLDPSLAGSVVDNFIRPAPEPIPADLSQREEEVVRLIALGYSNKEIAAQLKLSVKTVETYKARSMEKLQIESRVGIVRYALRRGWLTEPNEETATHP
- a CDS encoding response regulator; this encodes MSSHPFTQYPLLVLVVDDDIDTVESQADLLSLQGHTVRTARNGEDALTCAETERPDVVLLDIRMPGQSGCDVARAIRKNCAGKRQPIIIAVTGCSSEDDLRRSEGAGFDLHLVKPVEPAILVGVLERIRRLLTPPIPAAELDHSSEDPPDGWQGRHCCV
- a CDS encoding PAS domain-containing sensor histidine kinase, whose amino-acid sequence is MHETAGPDEPAPGSLDRRVRYQEAFEFAPDCQLVTNPVGIILEANHAAAALVDHRKEFLIGKPLPLFAAEGSRSRFYECIWRLDLGAPNDAFESKLVRRGDGPRDIHAVARAGERQTDSRAPVTIHWIIRDVTEWRRAEATRTELQRRLTTAQEDERQRVARDLHDGTGQMLTALSLSVRAVRDAGPLTQEAHARLDHVQRLIDELARQVHDLATALRPAALDDLGLEAATRQFVANWSKRAKVPTDFQIIGPHGRRFPPEIETVLFRVVQEGLTNVAKHAGASRAAVMIGSTAESAVAVVEDDGTGFDMEGVTKTLLPGEAPTGHARLGILGMRERVALVGGTLEIETTPGRGTTVIARLPLQP